One stretch of Nicotiana tabacum cultivar K326 chromosome 18, ASM71507v2, whole genome shotgun sequence DNA includes these proteins:
- the LOC107788126 gene encoding uncharacterized protein LOC107788126 isoform X3, whose protein sequence is MADRCDSEPSCDLPSASEPFLNHRRVWAKVEGVVELAYESLRQEGLFNEEGKLLGSASSPIQIWKDGDCVEQSSTDIWLAICTAVKTACSLGNVSKEEVKGLGFAATCSLVAVDSEGEPVTVSWSGDTRRNIIVWMDHRAVKQAERINASNSPVLQYCGGGVSPEMEPPKLLWVKENLQESWSMTFRWMDLSDWLTYKATGDDTRSLCTTVCKWTYLGHAHMQQINEKDSRDMEACGWDDEFWEEIGLGDLVDGHHAKIGRSVAFPGHALGSGLTLDAAKELGLMAGTPVGTALIDAHAGGVGVMESVPASDSESIVDEDAISRRMVLVCGTSTCHMAVSRTKLFIPGVWGPFWSAMVPEYWLTEGGQSATGALLDYVIENHIASPHLANRAASRRISIFDLLNEILESMKQDEGSQLISALTKDMHILPDFHGNRSPVADPKSKGMISGLTLDTSEKQLALLYLATVQGIAYGTRHIVEHCNANGHKIDTLLACGGLAKNRLFVQEHADIIGYPIILPRENESVLLGASILGAVASKKYPTVREAMKAMNAAGQVVYPSKDPKVKKYHAAKYSIFRDLYEQQQKHRSLMAEALA, encoded by the exons ATGGCTGATCGGTGTGATTCTGAGCCCAGCTGTGACCTGCCATCTGCTAGCGAACCATTTTTGAATCACCGCCGAGTTTGGGCTAAAGTTGAAGGGGTCGTTGAATTGGCCTATGAGTCACTTCGACAAGAAG GTCTCTTTAATGAGGAGGGGAAGCTTCTAGGTTCTGCCAGTAGCCCAATACAGATATGGAAAGACGGTGACTGTGTTGAG CAATCCTCGACTGATATTTGGCTAGCAATCTGCACTGCTGTAAAAACAGCATGTTCCCTCGGAAATGTTTCCAAGGAAGAAGTTAAGGGACTGGGGTTTGCTGCTACTTGTTCTCTTG TTGCTGTTGATTCTGAGGGTGAACCTGTCACGGTTTCATGGAGTGGTGATACTAGAAGGAACATCATAGTGTGGATGGACCATAGGGCTGTAAAACAAGCTGAGAGGATCAACGCCTCTAACTCACCTGTATTGCAGTATTGTGGTGGAGGCGTATCCCCCGAGATGGAGCCACCAAAG CTCTTGTGGGTGAAGGAAAATCTCCAAGAATCCTGGTCGATGACATTTAGGTGGATGGATCTAAGTGATTGGTTAACATACAA AGCAACAGGAGATGACACGAGGAGTCTATGCACCACCGTCTGCAAATGGACATATCTAGGCCATGCACATATGCAGCAGATAAATGAGAAAGATTCCCGTGATATGGAAGCTTGTGGATGGGATGATGAATTCTGGGAGGAGATTGGTTTAGGTGATCTTGTTGATGGACATCATGCTAAGATAG GCCGAAGTGTAGCATTCCCTGGTCATGCATTGGGTTCGGGTTTAACACTGGATGCTGCAAAG GAATTGGGTTTGATGGCTGGGACACCAGTAGGTACTGCACTGATAGATGCTCATGCTGGTGGTGTCGGTGTAATGGAAAGTGTGCCTGCATCAGATTCTGAATCTATAG TCGATGAGGATGCTATAAGTAGGCGTATGGTGCTCGTATGTGGTACTTCCACATGCCACATGGCTGTATCCAGGACAAAGTTATTCATACCTGGAGTTTGGGGACCTTTCTGGTCAG CAATGGTGCCTGAGTACTGGCTCACTGAAGGAGGACAGAGTGCCACTGGTGCATTGCTAGACTATGTAATTGAAAATCACATTGCATCTCCACATCTTGCAAATCGTGCTGCATCTCGAA GAATCTCAATATTTGACTTGTTGAATGAGATATTGGAATCAATGAAGCAAGATGAGGGGTCACAATTAATATCTGCATTGACCAAGGATATGCATATTCTTCCAGATTTTCATGGTAACAG GTCCCCAGTTGCAGACCCGAAATCAAAAGGGATGATTTCTGGTTTAACGCTTGACACTAGTGAAAAGCAGCTGGCACTTCTCTACCTTGCGACAGTACAGGGCATTGCATATGGAACCCGCCATATAGTAGAGCACTGCAATGCTAATGGACACAAG ATTGACACCCTACTTGCCTGTGGTGGACTTGCAAAGAATCGCCTATTCGTTCAAGAACATGCAGATATTAttg GTTATCCTATCATTCTTCCTCGCGAAAATGAATCTGTGCTATTGGGGGCTTCTATTCTTGGTGCTGTTGCTTCAAAGAAATATCCTACTGTTCGTGAGGCCATGAAAGCAATGAACGCAGCTGGTCAG GTTGTGTATCCATCTAAAGACCCAAAAGTGAAGAAGTACCACGCTGCCAAATATAGCATCTTCCGCGACCTTTATGAGCAGCAACAGAAGCATCGTTCACTTATGGCCGAGGCGTTGGCATGA